A single window of Anaerocolumna chitinilytica DNA harbors:
- the murB gene encoding UDP-N-acetylmuramate dehydrogenase: MSEVFYQKFQSLFQREQIRIKEPLSKHTTFQIGGPADLFLLPEDEKQIAGAIKLCKEENVPFFILGKGSNLLVSDKGYQGVIIKLAENFSRIEIEGNKVTAQSGASLSDMAACIADSSLAGFEFASGIPGTLGGAVTMNAGAYGGEMKDIVTDATVLDVNGNIRFLEKDELRLGYRKSIIQEEHMVVLSASLHLEKGNKEEIKAAIAELTRKREEKQPLENPSAGSTFKRPEGYFAGKLIMDSDLRGYKVGNAQVSIKHCGFVVNNGGATALEVYTLIQDVIRIVYEKQGVRLEPEVRLLGEF; this comes from the coding sequence ATGAGCGAGGTATTTTATCAGAAATTTCAAAGCCTGTTTCAGAGGGAACAAATCAGGATAAAAGAACCTCTTTCGAAACATACAACCTTTCAGATAGGCGGGCCTGCAGATTTGTTTTTGCTCCCGGAGGATGAAAAACAGATTGCAGGTGCTATCAAGCTCTGCAAAGAAGAAAATGTGCCCTTTTTTATTTTGGGAAAGGGCAGTAATCTTTTGGTCAGTGACAAGGGTTACCAAGGAGTAATCATAAAACTTGCTGAGAATTTTTCAAGAATAGAGATAGAAGGAAATAAGGTAACAGCACAGTCAGGCGCTTCCCTTTCCGATATGGCTGCATGTATTGCAGACAGCAGTCTTGCAGGCTTTGAATTTGCAAGCGGGATTCCAGGTACTTTGGGTGGGGCGGTTACTATGAATGCAGGTGCTTATGGCGGAGAGATGAAGGACATCGTAACCGACGCAACAGTACTTGACGTGAATGGAAATATACGTTTCCTTGAAAAAGATGAACTTCGTCTTGGTTACCGTAAGAGTATTATTCAGGAAGAGCATATGGTGGTTCTTTCAGCTTCTCTGCATTTAGAAAAGGGTAATAAAGAAGAAATAAAAGCAGCAATCGCAGAGCTTACCAGAAAAAGGGAAGAAAAGCAGCCCCTTGAGAACCCCAGTGCAGGCAGTACCTTTAAGCGGCCGGAGGGTTATTTTGCAGGCAAATTAATTATGGACTCCGATCTTCGCGGATATAAGGTCGGTAATGCACAGGTTTCGATAAAACACTGTGGTTTTGTAGTGAACAACGGAGGTGCAACAGCCTTAGAGGTATATACATTGATTCAGGATGTTATCCGTATCGTTTACGAAAAACAGGGTGTCAGACTGGAACCGGAGGTACGGCTTTTAGGAGAATTCTAA
- the rapZ gene encoding RNase adapter RapZ, which translates to MRLVIVTGMSGAGKSSALKMLEDAGYFCVDNLPIQLIFKFVQLTFHGNEKFDKVALGVDIRSGQALEELDDILEEVTKGGYPYEILYLDASDEVLVKRYKETRRIHPLSGGGRVEQGIESERKKLEFIKKKADVIIDTSQLLTRELKSQIDKIYILNEKYNNFYITILSFGFKYGIPMDSDLVFDVRFLPNPFYDPVLKPLTGNDKPVRDYVMDSPQALEFLNKMYDMLSFLIPNYIIEGKNQLVISIGCTGGKHRSVTLANELFMMLKSLKYGLKVEHRDIEKDARR; encoded by the coding sequence ATGAGACTAGTTATAGTAACAGGCATGTCAGGTGCAGGCAAAAGTTCCGCACTAAAAATGTTGGAGGATGCCGGATACTTTTGTGTAGATAACCTGCCGATACAACTTATCTTTAAGTTTGTACAGCTTACTTTTCACGGTAATGAGAAATTCGACAAGGTAGCATTAGGCGTTGATATTCGAAGCGGACAAGCCTTGGAGGAGCTGGATGATATCCTGGAGGAGGTAACAAAAGGAGGTTATCCTTATGAGATTCTTTATTTGGATGCCAGTGATGAAGTTCTGGTAAAACGTTACAAGGAAACCAGAAGGATTCACCCCTTATCAGGAGGCGGCAGGGTAGAACAGGGCATTGAAAGCGAGAGAAAAAAACTTGAGTTTATTAAGAAAAAAGCCGATGTCATAATAGATACCAGTCAATTGCTTACCAGAGAATTAAAGAGCCAGATAGATAAGATATATATTCTAAACGAGAAATACAATAATTTTTATATTACGATATTATCCTTTGGGTTTAAGTATGGAATACCAATGGATTCAGACCTGGTATTTGATGTCAGGTTCCTGCCGAATCCTTTTTATGACCCTGTATTAAAACCGTTAACCGGAAATGACAAGCCTGTCAGAGATTACGTAATGGACTCACCGCAGGCTTTAGAATTTCTAAATAAGATGTATGATATGTTAAGCTTTTTGATTCCAAACTATATCATTGAAGGAAAGAATCAACTAGTTATCAGCATTGGTTGTACCGGTGGTAAACACCGCTCCGTAACTCTTGCAAATGAGCTTTTTATGATGCTTAAAAGTCTGAAATACGGATTAAAGGTCGAACACCGGGACATTGAGAAAGATGCAAGGAGATAA